Below is a window of Diaminobutyricibacter sp. McL0608 DNA.
AGATCCCCGGTCGAACCTACGCGGAGCTCGCCCGGCTGGGAGCCGAGTTCGCGCGCGCCGGTGAGCGCGTCGCCCTCTCGGTTCCGGATGCGGATGTGGTGGTCCTGTACGACTCGGACAGCAAGTTCGCGCTCTCCTCGCAGGCGCCCTTCGGCGCCCCGGGGGAGTACTTCGACCCCGACTCCTACCGGCGCATCGTCGCTGCGTTCTACCGCGGCGCGTTCGACGCCGGCCTCCAGGCCCGGCTGGTGCGACCCCAGCAGCTGTTCGCGTCGCGTGGCGGTTCCGCGAGTCCTGCCGAGTTCGCAGCCGCGCATCCGGTACTCATCGTCCCCGCCTTCTTCACGGCCGGCGACGACGACCTCGACTGGCTCGACGCCTATGCCGCGGCCGGCGGCCATCTCGTGCTCGGCCCGCGTACCGCGTATGCGGACCGCGAAGGCCGGGCCCGGGTCGATGTGAAGCCGTCGAGGCTCACCCGCGCGGCAGGTCTGAGCTACGACGAGTTCGCGAACCTCGAGACGCCCGTTGCGGTCTTCGGCACCGACCGCACCGACGGCTTCGTGACGGGGGCGGATGCGGTGGCCACCGACTGGGTCGACGGCCTGACGCTCGACGGCGCGACCGCCGTCGCCCACTACCGGCACCGACACTTCGGCCGCTGGCCCGCTGTGACGACGAACGTCTACGGCTCGGGCCGCGTCACGACGGTCGGCACTGTTCCCGGGCAGTCGCTCGCCCGGGCGCTCGCCGCCTGGCTGGTGCCCGAACCGCTCGCCGGCTGGCAGGACCTTCCGGACACGGTGACGGTCACGACGTCGACCTCGCCCGATGGCGACCGCATCCACTACCTGCACAACTGGTCGTGGGACGACGCGACGGCCCAGGCGCCGTGCGCCGTCACCGACCTGCTCGACGAGCGTTCCTACGACGCCGGCGAGACCATCCACCTCGGACCGTGGGACGTGCGCATCGTCGCCGGCCCCGCATCCGCATCCGCATCCGCACCCGCTCGAACTGAGGAGCAATCATGAGCTACGCCACCACCATCGCCGCCACTGCGGCCGCCGTCGAGGAGCGCCTGCGCGCCCTGCTCGACGAGCTCACGCTCGAAGAGAAGGTGCAGCTGCTCACCGGGCGCGACTTCTGGAACACCTGGCCGATCGAGAGGATCGGGCTGCGGCGCATCCTCGTCTCCGACGGTCCGTCCGGCGTACGCGGTGAAGTGTGGGATGAGCGCAGCCCGTCGCTGAACCTCCCGTCGGCGACCGCCCTCGGTTCGGCCTGGGACCCGGCGCTCGCCCGCCGCTACGGCGCGGCCGCAGCCGTCGAGGCGCGGCGCAAAGGGGTGGATGTCGTGCTCGGCCCGACCATCAACCTGCACCGTTCCCCGCTCGGCGGCCGTCACTTCGAGGCCTTCAGCGAAGACCCCGTGCTCACCGCCGACCTCGCGGCCGCCTATGTCGACGGCGTGCAGGTGAACGGCGTCGGCGCCACGCCGAAGCACTACATCGCCAACGACTCCGAGACCGACCGCTTCACCGTCGATGTGCGGGTGGCCGACCGGCCGCTCCGCGAGCTGTATCTGCTCGCCTTCGAGAAGGCCATCGTCGACTCCCACGCCTGGCTGGTGATGAGCGCCTACAACTCGATCAACGGCGTGACCGCGACCGAGAACGACCTGCTCGAGACACCGCTGAACAGCGAGTGGGGCTTCGACGGCGTCGTGATCAGCGACTGGACAGCGGTGCGCAGCCTCGACAGTGCCAGGGCCTCCCAGGATCTCGTCATGCCCGGCCCGGACGGGCCCTGGGGTGACGCCCTGGTGGCCGCGGTGAAGGCCGGAACCGTCCCCGAATCCGACGTCGATCGCAAGGTGCTGCGCATCCTGCAGCTCGCCGCCAGGGTCGGGGCGCTCGACGGGTTCGAGCCGGTCGCAGCAGAGCCGACCGAGGTCGAGGACGGCATCGCCTTCGTGCGCGAAGCCGCCGCCGCAGGAACCGTGCTGCTGACGAACCGCGGCGAGCTGCCGTGGAGCACGACCGCGCTCGGATCCGTCGCGGTCATCGGCCACAACGCCGACCTCGCCCGCAGCCAGGGCGGCGGAAGCGCCACGGTGCTCCCCGAGCACGTCGTCTCGCCGCTCGAAGGCATCCGCAACGCGCTGCCCGAAGCCTCGGTCTCGTACGCGATCGGCGCGGTCGTCCAGGAGGGGATCGCGCCGTTCCCCCTCGCTCAGCTCACGAATCCTGTGACGGGTGAGCCGGGCATCCGCATCAGCTTCCGCGACGCAGGCGGCGCCGCCCTGTTCTCCGAGGACCGGCGCGCGACGTCGCTGGTCTGGTTCGGCGGGGATGCGCCGATCGGCGAGTCCGCCACCCTCCACCTCGAAACGCTCTACACGCCCGACGTGACCGATGTGGTGCGGATCGGCTTCGCCGCCTCCGGCACCGCGCGTGTCTACATCGACGACCGGCTCACGGTCGACGCGACGGTCGTCCCCGAAGGAACCGACCTCGGCGCGGCCCTACTCTCGCCGCCGTCCGTCTCGGCTCCCGTCGCGGTCGTCGCAGGCGTCGGCGTGCGCATCCGCGTCGAATACGACCTGCTCGACCGCATCGGGCCGCTCGCGAACGCGCTGTCGTTCACGTTCGGCCTCGAACCCGACGACACCGACCCGCAGATCCTGATCGACGAAGCGGTCGAGGCCGCGCGCGCATCCGATGTCGCCCTCGTCGTCGTCGGCACCAACTCGCGCGTGGAATCGGAAGGCTACGACCGAGACTCGCTGGCGCTGCCCGGCCGGCAGGACGACCTCGTTCGCGCCGTCGCCGCCGCCAACCCTTGTACGGTCGTCGTCGTCAACGCCGGGTCGCCCGTGCTGCTGCCGTGGCGCGACCAGGTCGCGGCGGTGCTGGTCGGCTATTTCGGCGGCCAGGAATTCGGCAACGCGATCGCCGACATCCTGCTCGGCGTCGTCGAACCCGGCGGGCGCCTCCCCACCACGTGGCCGGCCGAACAGGCCGACGTTCCGGTGATCGAGACCACGCCCACCGACGGGGTGCTCATCTACGAGGAGGGCATCCACATCGGCTATCGCGCGTGGCTGCGATCGGACCGCACACCGGCCTACCCGTTCGGGCACGGGCTCGGCTACACGCGCATCGAGCTGACGACGAGCTCGGCCCCGGTCGCCGTCGCGCCGGCGGACGGATCGTTCACGGTCACCGTCGACGTCGCCAACCGCGGTGCACGGGCCGGAAAACAGGTCGTGCAGGTCTACGCTGAACGCGCGGACACCGCGATCGAGCGCCCGGTGCGCTGGCTGGTCGGCTTCGCGCCGGTCCGGGTGGATGCTGGCACGACCGCCGCTGTCGCCATCGACATCCCGGTGCGCGCCTTCGCACATTGGGACGAGGGCTGGAAGTACGAGCCGGGAGCGTTTACATTGCGGATCGGCACGTCCGTCGTCGACCTGCCGCTCGACACCACCGTGCGACTGGAGGCCTGACCATGACGAGTGCCACTTCCACAACCCGCGTCGACTACCCGAATCCGCTCATCCCGGGTTTCAATCCCGACCCGAGCGTCGTGCGCGTCGGTGACGACTTCTACATCGTCACCTCGACTTTCGAATACCTGCCGGGCATCCCTGTGTACCACAGCACCGATTTCGTCGAATGGACGCAGATCGGCAACGTGGCCACCCGCATGGACCAGCTCGGGGTCGAAGACGTGACGACGGGTGGCGGCGTCTGGGCGCCGACGATCCGCCACCGCGACGGCGTGTTCTATGTGATCGTCACGATCGCCATGGGCCGCGGCTGCATCGTGTTCACCGCGACCGACCCCGCGGGGCCATGGAGCGACGGGACCGTCATCGACGGCGTCGGCGGCATCGACCCCGACCTCGCCTGGGACGACGACGGCACGGCGATCGTCACGTTCTCCGGGCTGATGACGACAGGCGCCGACCTGGGTGCGCACCACGGCGTGCAGCAGGTGCGGGTCGACCTCGAGGCCGGCCGCGCGCTCGAAGGGCCGCGCTCGCTCTGGTCGGGTACCGGGCTCAAGTTCCCCGAGGCGCCGCACCTCTACCACCGCGGCGACTACTGGTACCTGATGATCGCCGAGGGCGGCACCGAGCGCGGGCACGGCGTGAGCATCGCCCGAGGGACGTCGCCGTACGGACCGTTCGAAGGCTTCGAGGCTAACCCGATCCTCAGCGCACGCAGCACCTCGCGCCCGATCCAGAACACCGGCCACGGCGACTTGGTCGAGACCCCGGACGGCGGCACCTCCATCGTGCTGCTCGGGATGCGTCCCCGCGGCATGACCCAGGCCTTCTCGGCTCTCGGGCGCGAAACCTTCGTCAGCCGCATCGACTGGGTCGACGACTGGCCGGTCGCCCAGCCCATCGACCTGCGGCCGCGCCCCGGTGCCATCGAATACGACATCACGTTCCACGACCTCGAAGGCGGCCACACCCTCGACGACGGGTGGCTGGCCATCCGCCAAGAGCCGGGCCACGTCGCGAAGTTCGACGTCGACGGGCGCCTCGTTATCACTGGCGACGGCTCGACCCTCGACGACCCTAGGCCGCAGTTCGTCGGCCGCCGCCAGCTCCACCAGACGGCGCGGTTCGCG
It encodes the following:
- a CDS encoding beta-glucosidase family protein, whose protein sequence is MSYATTIAATAAAVEERLRALLDELTLEEKVQLLTGRDFWNTWPIERIGLRRILVSDGPSGVRGEVWDERSPSLNLPSATALGSAWDPALARRYGAAAAVEARRKGVDVVLGPTINLHRSPLGGRHFEAFSEDPVLTADLAAAYVDGVQVNGVGATPKHYIANDSETDRFTVDVRVADRPLRELYLLAFEKAIVDSHAWLVMSAYNSINGVTATENDLLETPLNSEWGFDGVVISDWTAVRSLDSARASQDLVMPGPDGPWGDALVAAVKAGTVPESDVDRKVLRILQLAARVGALDGFEPVAAEPTEVEDGIAFVREAAAAGTVLLTNRGELPWSTTALGSVAVIGHNADLARSQGGGSATVLPEHVVSPLEGIRNALPEASVSYAIGAVVQEGIAPFPLAQLTNPVTGEPGIRISFRDAGGAALFSEDRRATSLVWFGGDAPIGESATLHLETLYTPDVTDVVRIGFAASGTARVYIDDRLTVDATVVPEGTDLGAALLSPPSVSAPVAVVAGVGVRIRVEYDLLDRIGPLANALSFTFGLEPDDTDPQILIDEAVEAARASDVALVVVGTNSRVESEGYDRDSLALPGRQDDLVRAVAAANPCTVVVVNAGSPVLLPWRDQVAAVLVGYFGGQEFGNAIADILLGVVEPGGRLPTTWPAEQADVPVIETTPTDGVLIYEEGIHIGYRAWLRSDRTPAYPFGHGLGYTRIELTTSSAPVAVAPADGSFTVTVDVANRGARAGKQVVQVYAERADTAIERPVRWLVGFAPVRVDAGTTAAVAIDIPVRAFAHWDEGWKYEPGAFTLRIGTSVVDLPLDTTVRLEA
- a CDS encoding glycoside hydrolase family 43 protein, coding for MTSATSTTRVDYPNPLIPGFNPDPSVVRVGDDFYIVTSTFEYLPGIPVYHSTDFVEWTQIGNVATRMDQLGVEDVTTGGGVWAPTIRHRDGVFYVIVTIAMGRGCIVFTATDPAGPWSDGTVIDGVGGIDPDLAWDDDGTAIVTFSGLMTTGADLGAHHGVQQVRVDLEAGRALEGPRSLWSGTGLKFPEAPHLYHRGDYWYLMIAEGGTERGHGVSIARGTSPYGPFEGFEANPILSARSTSRPIQNTGHGDLVETPDGGTSIVLLGMRPRGMTQAFSALGRETFVSRIDWVDDWPVAQPIDLRPRPGAIEYDITFHDLEGGHTLDDGWLAIRQEPGHVAKFDVDGRLVITGDGSTLDDPRPQFVGRRQLHQTARFATTVDVTQGTGGLAVRYDEDHHYEIEATGGPEATVVVARARLASLVQEWSVMLPGGPVELIIDAVPPKGDGFGPAMMTSDRVLLRARVGDQAVTLADVDGRYLSAETAASFTGRVVGLYATTGRVAFAGLRYRGSED